The DNA region TTCTGGCCGACGGGCCGGTGCTGACGGATGGCGCATGGGGCACCGAGCTGCAACGCCAGGGGCTCGCGCCGGGCGAACCGGCGGACCTCTGGAATACGGCTTACCCGGATCGTGTCGAGTCCGTGGCGCGGGCCTACGTCGACGCCGGCAGCCGCATCATTCTCACGAACACCTTCGGTGCCAATCGCATCGCCCTCGAACGATACGGCGCGGCGGGGCGGGTCGAGGAGGTGAACCGCGCCGGGGTCGAGATCTCGCTACGGGCAGCGCAAGGGCGCGCGCGGGTGTTCGCGTCGATGGGTCCGAGCGGAAAGATGCTGCTGGCCGGCGAGGTCGACGAGGCGGTGCTGGCGGCGGGTTTCTGCGAGCAGGCCGGCGTACTGGCGGCCGCCGGCGCGGACGGTATCGTCGTGGAGACGATGACCGACCTCGATGAGGCGCGGATTGCCGTCGGGGCAGCGGTGGCGACGGGATTGCCGGTGGTTGCGTGCATGGTTTTCGATTCGGGTCCGCGCGGTGACCGTACGATGATGGGGGTGACGCCGCCGGCGGCGGCCGTCGAGTTGAGCCGCG from Candidatus Binatia bacterium includes:
- a CDS encoding homocysteine S-methyltransferase family protein, producing MSARRWLDSLLADGPVLTDGAWGTELQRQGLAPGEPADLWNTAYPDRVESVARAYVDAGSRIILTNTFGANRIALERYGAAGRVEEVNRAGVEISLRAAQGRARVFASMGPSGKMLLAGEVDEAVLAAGFCEQAGVLAAAGADGIVVETMTDLDEARIAVGAAVATGLPVVACMVFDSGPRGDRTMMGVTPPAAAVELSRAGAVAIGANCGAGIAAFAPLCAALAAATDRPIWIKANAGLPAMEKGQVTYRTGPEEFAAQVPALVQAGASFVGGCCGTTPAFIAAVRRVLDRERR